A portion of the Lolium rigidum isolate FL_2022 chromosome 1, APGP_CSIRO_Lrig_0.1, whole genome shotgun sequence genome contains these proteins:
- the LOC124673904 gene encoding amino acid permease 8-like has translation MARADVDAEFGGLPAAPYRRRIIADEFFDDDGKAKRTGTVWTATAHVITAVIGSGVLSLPWSTAQLGWVAGPGTLVVFAVITYYTSVLLTDCYRSDDAVTGKRNYTYTEAVESYLGRRQVWFCGLCQYVNLVGTAIGYTITASISAAALYKANCFHKNGHSADCTVYTTMYMVVFGISQIFFSQLPNLSEMAWLSILAAVMSFSYSTIGVGLALAQTISGPTGKTTLGGTQIGVDVSSPAQKIWLTLQALGNIAFAFSYSMVLIEIQDTVKAPPAENKTMRKANLMGVSTTTAFYMLCGCLGYSAFGNAAPGNMLTGFGFYEPFWLIDFANVCIVVHLVGAYQVYCQPIYAAVEKWAAARWPSSDFVVRQYPVAGGKFNFNMFRLVWRTAFVIVSTVLAISLPFFNDILGLLGALGFWPLTVYFPVEMYISQSKVKKYSKKWVALQSLSFVCFVVTVAVAVASVEGITLSLKNYVPFKTKM, from the exons ATGGCCCGAGCGGACGTCGATGCCGAGTTCGGGGGACTGCCGGCGGCGCCGTACCGTCGGCGGATCATTGCCGACGAATTCttcgacgacgacggcaaggCCAAGCGAACAG GAACGGTGTGGACGGCGACCGCGCACGTCATAACGGCGGTCATCGGCTCCGGGGTGCTGTCGCTGCCGTGGTCGACAGCGCAGCTCGGCTGGGTTGCCGGGCCGGGGACGCTggtcgtcttcgccgtcatcaCATACTACACCTCCGTGCTTCTCACAGATTGCTACCGCAGCGACGATGCCGTGACCGGGAAGAGGAACTACACATACACGGAAGCCGTCGAGTCCTACCTAGGTAGACGGCAGGTCTGGTTCTGTGGCCTCTGTCAGTACGTCAATCTTGTTGGAACTGCAATCGGGTACACCATTACAGCATCGATCAGTGCCGC GGCTTTGTACAAGGCCAATTGCTTCCACAAGAACGGCCACTCTGCCGACTGCACCGTCTACACAACCATGTACATGGTTGTCTTCGGGATATCCCAGATCTTCTTCTCGCAGCTCCCCAACCTTAGCGAGATGGCTTGGCTGTCGATCCTCGCCGCGGTCATGTCCTTCTCCTACTCGACTATCGGCGTCGGCCTCGCATTGGCGCAGACCATATCAG GTCCTACTGGCAAGACAACCCTTGGTGGCACTCAAATTGGGGTAGACGTTAGTTCGCCCGCCCAGAAGATATGGCTGACATTGCAAGCGCTCGGCAACATTGCATTTGCCTTCTCATACTCCATGGTTCTTATAGAAATTCAG GACACAGTGAAGGCGCCTCCGGCCGAGAATAAGACGATGAGGAAGGCCAACCTCATGGGCGTCTCCACCACCACAGCCTTCTACATGCTCTGTGGCTGCCTCGGCTACTCGGCCTTCGGCAATGCCGCACCGGGGAACATGCTCACCGGGTTCGGCTTCTACGAGCCCTTCTGGCTCATCGACTTCGCCAATGTCTGCATTGTCGTGCACCTTGTCGGCGCCTACCAGGTGTACTGTCAGCCCATCTACGCCGCCGTGGAGAAGTGGGCCGCGGCCCGATGGCCGAGCTCAGACTTCGTCGTCCGACAGTACCCTGTCGCAGGTGGCaagttcaacttcaacatgttcagGCTGGTCTGGAGGACGGCGTTTGTCATCGTGAGCACCGTCCTGGCCATTTCGCTGCCCTTCTTCAACGATATCCTCGGCCTCCTTGGCGCGCTCGGGTTCTGGCCGCTCACCGTCTACTTCCCGGTGGAGATGTACATCAGCCAGAGCAAAGTGAAGAAGTACTCCAAAAAGTGGGTGGCTCTGCAGAGCCTGAGCTTCGTGTGCTTTGTGGTGACGGTGGCCGTGGCCGTCGCGTCTGTGGAGGGGATCACCCTATCGCTCAAGAACTATGTGCCATTCAAGACGAAGATGTGA